The Brachyspira sp. SAP_772 genomic interval GGTTTTCAAAACTACTTTTAACTCTTGGATCAAAAGTATACGGTATATCTTTAGAATCAGATAATTTATCATTATACAATTTAATTAAGTTAGATAATGAAGTTAAATCATATATACAAGATATTAGAGATTTAGAAAAAATAAAAGCTATAGTAAATGAAATAAATCCAGATATTATATTTCATTTGGCAGCACAGCCTCTTGTTATAGATAGCTAYAATAGGCCAGTATATACATTTGAAACTAATGTAATTGGCACCATTAATCTAATGGAATCTATGAGAGAATTAAGTAATTTAGAATGTGCTGTAATGATTACAACAGATAAAGTTTATGATAATAAAGAGTGGGTATGGGGGTATAGAGAAAATGATGCTTTAKGAGGTCATGACCCTTA includes:
- the rfbG gene encoding CDP-glucose 4,6-dehydratase, yielding FSKLLLTLGSKVYGISLESDNLSLYNLIKLDNEVKSYIQDIRDLEKIKAIVNEINPDIIFHLAAQPLVIDSYNRPVYTFETNVIGTINLMESMRELSNLECAVMITTDKVYDNKEWVWGYRENDALXGHDPYSASKACAEIAIKSYKKSFFKDVNIASVRAGNVIGGGDFADNRIIPDIVRAIEKNIPVELRNPNSVRPWQHVLDVLYGYLLVCYNLANKKS